A single genomic interval of Ictalurus furcatus strain D&B chromosome 20, Billie_1.0, whole genome shotgun sequence harbors:
- the get1 gene encoding guided entry of tail-anchored proteins factor 1: MADVGYNWLLVLSSVFVCNLVKTLLPSISSLLSKILQKDAEQEMEMRTEIQNMKLELSSISMMDEFARYARLERKINKMTDKLKTHVKSRTAQQAKMKWIVNIIFYILQAALMISLIWKYYADPVTVVPSKWISPLERLVAFPSGVAGGVGITCWLVVCNKVVAIGIHAFS; the protein is encoded by the exons ATGGCTGACGTCGGATACAACTGGCTGCTGGTCCTGAGCTCGGTCTTTGTGTGTAATCTCGTCAAAACATTACTACCGTCCATTTCCTCACTT CTGTCAAAGATCCTGCAGAaagatgctgagcaggaaatgGAGATGCGAACAGAAATCCAGAACATGAAGTTGGAGCTTTCGTCTATAAGCATGATGGATGAATTTGCCAGGTATGCAAGACTGGAGCGCAAGATAAACAAGATGACAGACAAGCTGAAAACTCATG TGAAATCGAGAACAGCTCAGCAGGCTAAAATGAAATGGATTGTTAACATAATTTTCTACATTCTTCAG GCGGCGCTCATGATCTCACTTATCTGGAAGTATTACGCAGACCCAGTCACTGTGGTTCCCAGCAAGTGGATTTCACCACTGGAAAGACTTGTAGCTTTTCCATCTGGAGTTGCAG GTGGTGTTGGAATAACGTGCTGGTTGGTGGTCTGCAACAAAGTGGTAGCCATTGGCATTCATGCTTTTAGCTAA